Proteins encoded by one window of Acetivibrio thermocellus ATCC 27405:
- a CDS encoding thiamine pyrophosphate-dependent enzyme has protein sequence MNAVFKKPHALVDVSMHYCPGCTHGIVHRLIAEVIDELDIEGKTIGVSPVGCAYNNYEYFNCDMIQAAHGRAPAVATGAKRVNPDNVVFAYQGDGDLAAIGTAEIVHAATRGEKITVIFINNAIYGMTSGQMAPTTLIDQVTTTTPFGRKPEVHGYPINVCELLSTLEGAVYVERVSVHDIKNIMNAKKAIKKAFKVQMANLGFSIVEVLSSCPTNWGLSPVEALKWIEEKMIPVYPLGNYKGKDLEV, from the coding sequence ATGAATGCAGTTTTTAAGAAACCACATGCTTTAGTAGATGTGTCCATGCATTATTGTCCCGGATGTACTCACGGGATAGTTCATAGACTTATAGCCGAGGTTATAGATGAGCTTGATATTGAAGGAAAGACAATAGGTGTTTCACCTGTTGGCTGTGCCTACAACAACTATGAGTATTTTAATTGTGATATGATTCAGGCAGCCCATGGAAGGGCTCCGGCGGTTGCGACCGGGGCAAAAAGGGTTAATCCCGACAATGTTGTGTTCGCCTATCAGGGGGACGGAGATTTGGCCGCGATAGGTACGGCAGAGATTGTCCATGCAGCTACAAGGGGCGAAAAAATAACGGTTATTTTTATAAACAATGCCATTTACGGAATGACATCGGGACAGATGGCTCCCACCACCTTGATTGATCAGGTTACGACCACAACTCCTTTTGGAAGAAAGCCGGAGGTTCACGGATATCCGATAAATGTTTGTGAACTTTTGTCCACACTTGAGGGCGCGGTATATGTTGAGAGAGTTTCGGTGCATGACATAAAAAATATTATGAATGCAAAGAAGGCAATAAAGAAGGCATTTAAAGTTCAGATGGCAAACCTGGGTTTCTCGATTGTTGAAGTGCTGTCATCCTGTCCGACAAACTGGGGATTAAGTCCTGTGGAAGCATTGAAATGGATAGAGGAGAAGATGATTCCGGTTTATCCGTTGGGCAATTACAAAGGCAAGGATTTGGAGGTGTAA
- a CDS encoding 3-methyl-2-oxobutanoate dehydrogenase subunit VorB, which translates to MGEKLLMKGNEAIAEAALRAGCRHYFGYPITPQTEIAHYLAKKMPEVGGTFIQAESEVAAINMVYGAASAGARVLTSSSSPGISLKQEGLSYLAGAELPAVVVNIVRCGPGLGGILPAQGDYFQAVKGGGHGDYKMVVLAPSSVQELYELTVEAFNIADRYRIVSMIMGDGILGQMMEAVEFKDVENIEKIDKPWATTGTQMKREHNTITSIYIQPEVLEKHNQKLQAKYRLIEERETRVESYNCENADIIVTAFGTVARIVKNVIKMAEKEGIKVGLIRPITLWPFPTKEYEKYADVPKAFLTVELNAGQMVEDVRLAVNGKKPVYFHGRMGGMIPTQKEILDKIKEILNN; encoded by the coding sequence ATGGGAGAAAAATTGTTAATGAAGGGAAACGAAGCTATTGCAGAAGCTGCTTTAAGAGCAGGATGCAGGCACTATTTCGGATACCCGATTACACCACAAACAGAAATTGCACATTATTTGGCAAAGAAAATGCCGGAGGTTGGCGGAACTTTTATCCAGGCAGAGAGTGAGGTTGCCGCCATAAACATGGTTTACGGTGCTGCCAGTGCGGGAGCAAGGGTCTTAACTTCGTCATCCAGTCCGGGTATAAGTCTGAAACAGGAAGGACTGTCTTATCTTGCCGGTGCGGAGCTTCCGGCTGTTGTTGTCAATATCGTAAGATGTGGACCGGGTCTTGGAGGAATACTGCCTGCACAGGGAGATTATTTCCAGGCTGTGAAAGGTGGAGGTCACGGAGATTACAAGATGGTTGTACTGGCACCTTCCAGCGTTCAGGAACTTTATGAGCTTACTGTGGAGGCTTTTAATATTGCCGACAGATACAGAATTGTATCAATGATTATGGGTGACGGAATTTTAGGACAGATGATGGAAGCCGTTGAGTTTAAAGATGTTGAGAATATAGAAAAAATTGACAAGCCCTGGGCTACAACAGGTACACAGATGAAGAGAGAGCATAATACCATAACCTCCATCTATATTCAACCCGAAGTTCTGGAGAAGCACAATCAAAAGCTGCAGGCAAAATACAGATTGATTGAGGAAAGGGAAACCCGTGTTGAAAGTTACAATTGTGAAAATGCGGATATTATAGTGACCGCTTTTGGTACGGTTGCAAGAATAGTGAAAAATGTTATCAAGATGGCCGAGAAGGAAGGAATAAAAGTTGGTTTGATCAGACCTATAACTTTGTGGCCTTTCCCGACAAAAGAGTATGAAAAATATGCGGATGTGCCGAAAGCATTTTTGACTGTGGAACTTAATGCCGGCCAAATGGTTGAGGATGTAAGGCTCGCGGTCAACGGCAAAAAACCTGTGTATTTCCATGGAAGAATGGGCGGAATGATACCGACACAAAAGGAAATATTGGACAAGATAAAGGAAATTTTGAACAATTAA
- a CDS encoding 4Fe-4S binding protein — protein MAKVIFDENRCKGCKLCTTVCPKKIVVMNEDKLNQKGFHPAGVVDMDKCIGCAFCATICPDCVIEVYK, from the coding sequence ATGGCTAAGGTAATTTTCGATGAAAACAGGTGCAAGGGTTGTAAATTGTGTACAACTGTTTGCCCGAAAAAAATTGTTGTTATGAATGAGGACAAATTAAACCAGAAAGGCTTTCATCCGGCAGGAGTAGTGGACATGGACAAATGCATTGGATGTGCTTTTTGTGCAACTATTTGTCCTGATTGTGTTATAGAAGTTTATAAATAA
- a CDS encoding PilZ domain-containing protein gives MSKIKLRDFLSEGAIIRTKHCNSTNWVTNVVYAINEDWIEVDIGLEKDYIDNIIMIGDTMRCKYSTDEYEFMLIGWVTKIKLEEPQSITIKIHDVERFANRRDNYRYDIYLCSVIKANRNDEKGVFAIMTNLSQGGAAFIAKEDIEKELETAYNMQEEKNYYFEVFITPKKQLCFTGTVKRKTSNEKGFEYGVKIFDIDFQNEKTLNELLDELEKKDKEFYNKRSSFWSKNSKYNK, from the coding sequence ATGAGCAAGATAAAATTACGGGATTTTCTTTCAGAAGGCGCTATAATCAGGACAAAGCATTGCAATTCAACCAACTGGGTGACCAACGTCGTTTATGCCATTAATGAGGACTGGATTGAGGTAGATATCGGCCTTGAAAAGGATTATATTGACAACATAATTATGATTGGAGATACAATGAGATGCAAATACAGTACTGATGAGTATGAGTTTATGTTAATTGGCTGGGTAACAAAAATAAAGCTTGAAGAACCGCAGAGTATTACCATCAAGATTCATGATGTCGAAAGATTTGCAAACAGACGTGACAACTACAGATACGATATATATTTGTGCTCAGTCATAAAGGCAAACAGAAATGACGAAAAAGGCGTGTTTGCCATCATGACTAATCTAAGCCAGGGCGGGGCTGCTTTTATTGCCAAGGAAGATATCGAAAAAGAACTGGAAACGGCTTATAATATGCAGGAGGAGAAAAATTATTATTTTGAAGTATTTATTACTCCTAAAAAACAACTGTGTTTTACCGGTACCGTGAAAAGAAAAACGAGTAATGAAAAAGGATTTGAGTATGGTGTAAAAATTTTCGATATTGATTTTCAAAATGAAAAAACTCTGAACGAGTTGTTGGATGAGCTTGAAAAAAAAGATAAAGAGTTCTATAATAAACGAAGTAGCTTTTGGTCGAAGAATAGCAAATATAATAAATAA
- a CDS encoding flavodoxin family protein, translated as MLIVGINGSPKKEGNTKYLINTVLEEAKSQGVETMVLEVGELLNSVKNPFCVVCSNPCSSICYKGTKLEEAYEILKKADAIVMGSPVYFGSVSAQLKAFFDKTRKLRSEKALYNKFACGVTVGGARFGGQETTMKALHDIMLVHGMTIVGDGYVGDDCGHHGVCAQQPADKDEFAIKRAKILGRRLVDVCKKAGA; from the coding sequence ATGTTAATTGTGGGGATAAACGGAAGCCCAAAAAAGGAAGGTAATACGAAATATCTCATTAATACTGTACTGGAAGAGGCAAAGAGCCAGGGAGTGGAGACAATGGTTCTTGAAGTTGGGGAACTTTTAAATTCTGTAAAGAACCCATTTTGTGTTGTTTGCAGCAATCCTTGCTCCAGTATATGTTATAAAGGCACGAAGTTGGAAGAGGCTTATGAAATCCTCAAAAAAGCTGACGCAATAGTAATGGGAAGTCCCGTATACTTTGGAAGTGTTTCGGCACAGCTTAAAGCATTTTTTGACAAAACGAGAAAGTTAAGATCGGAAAAAGCTCTCTACAATAAGTTTGCATGCGGAGTGACTGTCGGGGGAGCAAGATTTGGCGGTCAGGAAACAACTATGAAAGCACTGCATGATATAATGCTTGTCCACGGAATGACAATTGTCGGCGACGGATATGTCGGCGACGATTGCGGCCACCATGGTGTATGCGCCCAGCAGCCGGCCGATAAAGACGAGTTTGCCATAAAAAGGGCAAAGATACTTGGAAGAAGGCTGGTCGATGTCTGTAAGAAAGCAGGAGCCTGA
- a CDS encoding phosphoribosylanthranilate isomerase, giving the protein MTCVKICGLRRKEDIDYVNLYKPQFAGFVFAESRRKVSKETARMLVKALLPQIKSVGIFVNEKKETVAEIVKYTGLDCVQLHGDETPEYVEKLKELLGRITEKRIEIWKAVRVKNKESLEIISEFDVDAFLLDAYVEGSYGGAGAVFDWQLAADVAAGHERIILAGGLNPENVKTAVAKVKPYGVDVSSGVETDGFKDAEKIRDFIMKVREADGGVLS; this is encoded by the coding sequence ATGACTTGTGTTAAGATTTGCGGTTTAAGAAGAAAAGAAGACATAGATTATGTAAATCTCTACAAACCTCAATTTGCAGGTTTTGTATTTGCAGAAAGCCGCCGGAAGGTTTCGAAAGAGACAGCAAGGATGCTTGTAAAAGCTCTTTTGCCCCAAATTAAGTCTGTGGGGATATTTGTAAATGAAAAAAAAGAAACAGTGGCTGAGATTGTGAAGTACACAGGACTTGACTGTGTACAGCTTCATGGAGACGAGACGCCGGAATATGTGGAAAAGCTTAAGGAACTTCTTGGCAGGATAACGGAAAAAAGAATTGAAATATGGAAGGCAGTTCGGGTAAAAAACAAAGAATCCCTTGAAATTATTTCTGAGTTTGATGTGGATGCTTTTCTTTTGGATGCTTATGTTGAGGGAAGCTATGGAGGAGCCGGGGCTGTGTTTGACTGGCAGCTGGCTGCGGATGTGGCGGCAGGACATGAGAGGATTATCCTTGCCGGTGGTCTTAATCCGGAAAATGTCAAGACGGCAGTGGCAAAGGTAAAACCTTATGGAGTCGATGTCAGCAGCGGTGTTGAGACTGACGGTTTCAAAGATGCTGAAAAGATAAGGGATTTTATTATGAAAGTAAGAGAAGCGGATGGTGGGGTATTATCATAA
- the trpC gene encoding indole-3-glycerol phosphate synthase TrpC, translating to MILDEIVAQKKIQLKKDMSRITIEGWKQKIKRPGIHKPLDFYGALKNNGDISIIAEVKKASPSKGIIKEDFDPLKIAKEYVESDIQAISVLTERNFFKGDEDYLVKIRQFCPLPILRKDFIIDLWQIYESRYIGADAILLIVSLLSDEELKKFQIVANILGMQCLVEVHDERELERALESGARIIGINNRDLRTFEVDLKNTEKLMNRIPNDRVVVSESGIKDTEDLKYLKELGVDAVLIGETFMRARSISEKIREFKAV from the coding sequence ATGATACTGGATGAAATTGTAGCGCAAAAAAAAATACAGCTTAAAAAAGATATGAGCAGGATTACCATAGAAGGCTGGAAGCAAAAAATTAAAAGACCGGGAATCCACAAACCTCTGGACTTTTACGGAGCTTTAAAGAACAATGGGGATATATCCATTATTGCCGAGGTAAAGAAGGCTTCACCGTCAAAAGGGATTATAAAGGAGGACTTTGATCCGCTCAAAATTGCAAAAGAATACGTTGAGTCGGATATTCAGGCTATATCGGTGCTTACGGAAAGGAACTTTTTCAAGGGGGATGAAGACTACCTTGTAAAGATTCGTCAGTTCTGTCCTCTTCCTATTTTGAGAAAGGATTTTATAATCGATTTGTGGCAGATATATGAGTCGCGGTATATTGGGGCCGATGCAATATTGCTTATTGTATCACTGCTTTCCGATGAGGAACTGAAAAAATTCCAGATCGTTGCAAATATTTTAGGGATGCAGTGCCTGGTTGAGGTGCATGATGAAAGGGAACTTGAGCGGGCTTTGGAATCCGGCGCAAGAATAATCGGAATAAACAACAGGGATCTTAGAACTTTTGAAGTGGATTTAAAGAATACTGAAAAGCTTATGAACAGGATACCCAATGACCGGGTGGTGGTAAGCGAAAGTGGAATTAAGGACACCGAAGATTTAAAGTATCTGAAAGAGCTTGGCGTGGATGCTGTTTTAATTGGCGAGACCTTTATGCGGGCCCGGTCCATAAGTGAAAAAATAAGAGAGTTTAAAGCGGTGTGA
- the trpD gene encoding anthranilate phosphoribosyltransferase, giving the protein MLKKAISKLVEGKNLSESEIIEALDCIMEGKATPAQIGSFITALRIKGETIEEITGCAKVMRAKADKICPNVDYYIDTCGTGGDGTNTFNISTATAFVAAAGGVYVAKHGNRSVSSKSGSADVLEALGVNIDLDPVQVKECIEKVGIGFIYAPVFHKSMKHAAGPRKELGIRTIFNILGPLTNPSNAKGQVLGVFNPNLTELMANVLLNLGIERAMVIHGMDGMDEITTTTSTKVSEVRNNEVITYELFPENYGIALASPEDLTGGNAEENAQIIRRIFNGEKGPKRDIVVLNSAAALYVGKVVSSIEEGIGLAEEVIDSGKALQKLDEFVEFTNSFISYNEMSG; this is encoded by the coding sequence ATGTTAAAAAAAGCAATTTCAAAACTGGTTGAAGGGAAAAATTTAAGTGAGTCCGAAATAATTGAGGCATTGGACTGTATCATGGAGGGCAAGGCAACACCTGCCCAGATAGGCAGTTTTATAACGGCGTTGAGAATCAAAGGGGAAACAATTGAGGAGATAACAGGTTGTGCGAAAGTAATGAGAGCAAAGGCTGACAAAATATGTCCGAATGTAGATTATTATATTGATACCTGCGGAACCGGGGGAGACGGAACCAACACCTTTAATATATCAACAGCAACGGCTTTTGTGGCAGCAGCGGGAGGCGTATATGTGGCAAAACACGGAAACAGATCGGTATCAAGCAAGAGCGGAAGTGCGGATGTTTTGGAAGCTTTGGGCGTCAATATTGACCTTGATCCGGTTCAGGTAAAAGAGTGTATCGAAAAGGTGGGAATAGGATTTATATATGCCCCGGTGTTCCATAAATCAATGAAACACGCCGCGGGTCCCAGAAAGGAACTGGGAATAAGGACAATATTCAATATACTTGGCCCTTTGACCAACCCTTCCAATGCAAAAGGGCAGGTGCTGGGAGTATTTAATCCAAATCTTACGGAACTTATGGCAAACGTCCTTTTGAATCTTGGAATTGAAAGGGCTATGGTTATACACGGAATGGACGGCATGGATGAAATAACGACAACGACTTCTACAAAAGTGTCGGAGGTACGGAACAATGAGGTTATAACTTACGAATTATTCCCGGAAAACTATGGTATTGCCCTTGCGTCGCCTGAGGATTTGACGGGAGGCAATGCAGAGGAAAACGCTCAGATAATCAGAAGGATATTTAACGGAGAAAAAGGACCTAAGAGAGACATTGTTGTGTTAAATTCAGCGGCGGCATTATATGTAGGAAAGGTTGTATCAAGCATTGAAGAAGGTATCGGCCTTGCCGAAGAAGTGATTGATTCCGGAAAAGCTTTGCAAAAGCTTGACGAGTTTGTGGAATTTACTAATTCATTTATAAGCTATAATGAAATGTCAGGCTGA
- a CDS encoding anthranilate synthase component II: MIENILIIDNYDSFTYNLYQYVGEISPNIEVYRNDKITLEKIEEMNPTHIIISPGPGFPKDAGICIEAIRKFGRYIPILGVCLGHQAIGEAFGGKVVHAKELMHGKASEVEIDRECLIFRNLPEKIRVGRYHSLIVQKEGLPECLKITAVTQDGEIMGLMHKSFPVFGIQFHPESILTPEGKAILKNFINIKRVNIKRVAI; this comes from the coding sequence ATGATAGAAAACATATTGATTATTGATAATTATGATTCTTTTACCTACAATTTGTACCAGTATGTCGGGGAAATCAGTCCCAATATTGAGGTCTACAGAAATGACAAAATAACTTTGGAAAAGATAGAAGAAATGAATCCCACGCATATAATAATTTCTCCCGGCCCCGGTTTTCCGAAAGATGCAGGAATATGCATAGAAGCTATAAGAAAGTTCGGCAGGTATATACCCATTCTGGGGGTATGCCTTGGACATCAGGCAATTGGAGAAGCTTTCGGAGGAAAGGTAGTGCATGCAAAAGAACTTATGCATGGAAAAGCATCGGAAGTTGAGATTGACAGGGAATGTCTGATATTTAGAAATCTGCCTGAAAAGATACGGGTGGGAAGGTATCATTCTTTGATAGTGCAAAAGGAAGGACTTCCCGAATGTTTAAAAATCACTGCCGTAACACAGGATGGAGAAATAATGGGATTGATGCATAAAAGCTTTCCGGTATTTGGAATACAATTTCATCCCGAGTCGATTCTTACTCCGGAAGGAAAGGCAATCTTAAAAAATTTCATTAACATAAAAAGAGTTAACATAAAAAGAGTTGCGATTTGA
- the trpE gene encoding anthranilate synthase component I produces MFYPTLDEVKIMAKDYNIIPVTMEVYADMETPISLFKRFEESSCCFLLESVEGGEKWARYSIIGKNPFLVVESYKNKTIIRERNGSQREVEGNPVEIIKGIMGKFKGANLPNLPRFNGGAVGYFGYDLIRHYENLPNVPEDDMGLPECHFMFTDEVLVYDHLKQKIHIIVNLHVNGNIERAYISAVDRIKTIHREILDTRWKTADNSVLSYNKKKNELAVTSNISKEDFCRNVLKAKQYIRDGDIFQVVLSQRLCVETNENPFNIYRALRVINPSPYMYYLKFGGYRIIGSSPEMLVRVENGIVETCPIAGTRKRGRTKEEDEALEKELLSDEKEIAEHVMLVDLGRNDIGRVSKFGTVAVKNLMHIERYSHVMHVVTNVQGEIREDKTPFDALMSILPAGTLSGAPKVRAMEIIDELETVKRGPYGGAIGYLSFNGNLDSCITIRTIILKDGKAYVQAGAGIVADSVPEREYEECYNKAMALLKAIEEAGEIR; encoded by the coding sequence ATGTTTTATCCAACCCTGGACGAAGTCAAAATAATGGCAAAAGATTATAATATCATACCTGTCACAATGGAAGTATATGCCGACATGGAAACCCCTATAAGCCTTTTTAAAAGGTTTGAGGAAAGCAGTTGCTGTTTCCTTTTGGAGAGCGTTGAGGGCGGTGAAAAATGGGCCCGGTACTCCATCATCGGAAAAAATCCGTTTCTTGTTGTGGAAAGCTACAAAAACAAAACCATTATAAGGGAGAGGAACGGTTCTCAAAGGGAAGTTGAAGGAAATCCTGTTGAAATAATAAAGGGCATTATGGGGAAGTTTAAAGGTGCCAACCTTCCGAATCTTCCGAGATTCAACGGGGGAGCGGTGGGATATTTTGGGTATGACCTCATACGACACTATGAAAATCTTCCCAATGTCCCCGAAGATGACATGGGTCTTCCGGAATGCCATTTCATGTTTACCGACGAAGTGCTGGTGTATGACCATCTAAAGCAGAAAATTCATATAATTGTTAATTTGCATGTCAACGGCAACATTGAACGGGCCTATATAAGCGCGGTTGACCGGATAAAAACCATACACAGGGAGATTCTTGACACCAGGTGGAAAACCGCTGACAACTCTGTTCTAAGTTACAATAAAAAGAAAAATGAACTTGCGGTAACCAGCAATATTTCAAAAGAGGATTTCTGTCGGAATGTGTTGAAGGCAAAGCAGTATATAAGGGACGGAGACATATTCCAGGTGGTTTTGTCGCAACGCTTGTGTGTTGAGACAAATGAAAATCCTTTTAACATATACCGCGCCTTAAGGGTTATAAATCCTTCTCCATATATGTATTATCTTAAATTTGGCGGCTACAGAATAATAGGTTCTTCCCCCGAGATGCTGGTCAGGGTTGAAAATGGAATTGTGGAAACCTGTCCGATTGCAGGAACGCGAAAGAGAGGCAGGACAAAAGAAGAGGATGAGGCTTTGGAAAAAGAGCTTCTTTCCGATGAGAAAGAAATAGCCGAGCATGTGATGCTGGTGGACCTGGGCAGAAACGATATCGGAAGAGTATCGAAATTTGGTACCGTAGCGGTAAAGAACCTTATGCACATTGAGAGATATTCCCATGTAATGCATGTGGTAACAAACGTACAGGGAGAGATTCGGGAGGATAAGACTCCTTTTGACGCCCTTATGTCCATTCTTCCTGCCGGTACCCTTTCCGGAGCGCCAAAGGTCAGGGCTATGGAGATAATAGACGAGCTTGAGACCGTAAAAAGAGGTCCCTACGGCGGTGCGATCGGGTATCTTAGCTTTAACGGCAATCTCGACAGCTGCATAACCATAAGGACAATTATATTAAAGGACGGAAAGGCTTATGTTCAGGCCGGAGCGGGCATAGTCGCGGATTCGGTCCCGGAAAGGGAGTATGAAGAGTGCTACAACAAAGCAATGGCACTTCTTAAAGCCATAGAAGAGGCAGGTGAAATAAGATGA
- a CDS encoding glycosyltransferase family 39 protein, which produces MISRFIDYIKKNKYLVIIFIGVILRLVWIFAMPTYPETDFMWYHVKGKEIAEGKGFLNGIYPYYTGRPGFPTAFRPIGYPGTLAILYFIFGAHFIVAKLFNIVLSTLIMFLTYKLADKFFGNKIALLTLLLYALSPLAIAYNSIICSEILFSALLMLSVYLFFNKNNPLLIGLLIGYLTLVRPIGVFIPSIFVLYEFIRKDVGLKHKIKYVAVFAVAVGLVIAPWIIRNYIVFGEPIFSTNGGYVFYVNNNDYATGSWSDPFKYPDSPMLKYKTEDGFDELAIHKLGKQLAREWIKKNPKRFIELAFLRIANSYWFKTEDIMWAFTIGINQWHPVTSKAVKLQKLLYRPFYIVLFIFIIYALIRFIRQRKIDFTTFILLIFLYFNAMMFVLEGNSRYVFPLHPIYTIGVSFVIYNVLKKLLPERFSAVLS; this is translated from the coding sequence ATGATTTCAAGGTTTATAGACTACATCAAAAAAAACAAATATCTTGTCATAATATTTATAGGGGTAATACTCAGGCTCGTATGGATTTTTGCCATGCCCACGTATCCCGAAACCGACTTTATGTGGTATCATGTAAAGGGAAAGGAAATTGCTGAAGGAAAAGGATTTTTAAACGGAATTTATCCCTATTACACCGGAAGGCCGGGATTTCCCACAGCTTTCAGACCCATAGGCTATCCCGGGACTTTGGCAATCCTCTATTTCATATTCGGTGCCCACTTTATAGTGGCAAAACTGTTTAATATTGTGCTTTCCACTCTTATCATGTTTTTGACTTACAAGCTTGCCGACAAGTTTTTCGGTAACAAAATTGCTCTTTTGACTTTGCTCCTTTATGCCTTGTCGCCCTTAGCAATAGCATACAACAGTATCATATGCTCGGAAATTCTGTTTTCTGCGCTGTTAATGTTGTCTGTTTATCTGTTTTTCAATAAAAACAATCCCCTTCTCATTGGGCTTCTAATTGGTTATTTAACTCTTGTAAGACCCATAGGAGTGTTTATTCCGTCAATATTTGTACTGTATGAATTTATCCGAAAAGACGTGGGACTTAAGCATAAAATCAAATATGTTGCAGTTTTTGCAGTAGCAGTGGGATTGGTAATTGCTCCATGGATAATAAGAAATTACATTGTTTTCGGCGAACCAATCTTCTCCACCAACGGCGGCTATGTTTTCTACGTAAATAACAACGACTATGCAACCGGTTCGTGGAGTGACCCCTTCAAGTACCCCGACAGTCCGATGCTGAAGTACAAAACGGAAGACGGATTTGATGAATTGGCAATTCACAAACTTGGCAAACAACTTGCTAGAGAATGGATAAAGAAAAATCCCAAAAGATTCATTGAGCTGGCATTTCTCCGTATTGCCAATTCATACTGGTTCAAAACCGAAGATATAATGTGGGCGTTTACCATAGGCATCAACCAGTGGCACCCTGTAACTTCTAAGGCTGTCAAGCTTCAAAAACTTTTATACCGGCCTTTTTACATCGTACTTTTCATATTCATTATATATGCTTTGATAAGGTTTATACGACAGAGAAAAATTGACTTTACCACATTCATCCTTCTTATATTTCTCTACTTTAATGCAATGATGTTTGTGCTGGAGGGAAACTCAAGATATGTTTTTCCTCTTCACCCGATTTACACGATAGGCGTATCCTTTGTTATATACAATGTACTTAAAAAGCTGCTGCCTGAACGTTTTTCAGCAGTTTTGTCTTAA
- the ychF gene encoding redox-regulated ATPase YchF, which translates to MKMGIVGLPNVGKSTLFNAITKAGAESANYPFCTIEPNVGIVAVPDERLNKLAEMYKPEKVTPTTIEFVDIAGLVKGASKGEGLGNKFLSHIREVDAIVHVVRCFEDSNIVHVEGSVDPVRDVETIEMELILADMEVLERRIDRTRKMLKSGDKKYQVELDIYERIMKTFEEGKPVRSMSFSEEEKKIVDQLFLLTSKPVLYAANVSEDDINSDKPNPLVEKLVNYAKNEGSEVMVICAKIEEEIAQLDDEEKAEFLKELGLSESGLDRLIKASYRLLGLISFLTAGPQEVRAWTIVKGTKAPQAAGKIHSDFEKGFIRAEVVAYDDLIKAGSYTIAKEKGLVRSEGKDYVMQDGDVTLFRFNV; encoded by the coding sequence ATGAAAATGGGAATAGTCGGACTTCCTAATGTTGGAAAAAGCACTCTTTTTAATGCGATAACAAAAGCCGGTGCAGAATCGGCAAACTATCCTTTTTGTACGATTGAGCCGAATGTGGGAATTGTGGCCGTCCCGGATGAAAGGCTCAACAAGCTTGCCGAGATGTACAAACCGGAAAAGGTCACACCTACCACAATAGAATTTGTGGATATAGCCGGGCTTGTAAAAGGAGCCAGCAAAGGCGAAGGTCTTGGCAACAAGTTTTTGTCCCATATAAGAGAGGTTGATGCAATAGTCCATGTCGTCCGTTGCTTTGAAGACAGCAATATCGTGCATGTCGAAGGCTCGGTAGACCCTGTTCGCGATGTGGAAACCATTGAAATGGAATTAATTCTGGCGGACATGGAAGTTTTGGAAAGAAGGATAGACAGAACACGCAAAATGTTAAAGTCCGGAGATAAAAAGTATCAAGTGGAGCTTGACATTTACGAGCGTATCATGAAAACCTTTGAAGAAGGCAAACCGGTTCGCTCAATGAGCTTTAGCGAGGAAGAGAAAAAAATTGTGGACCAGCTGTTTCTTCTGACATCAAAGCCGGTATTGTACGCAGCAAACGTTTCCGAAGATGACATAAATTCCGACAAACCAAATCCGTTGGTAGAAAAGCTTGTTAATTATGCAAAAAACGAAGGTTCGGAAGTAATGGTTATATGTGCAAAAATCGAAGAAGAAATTGCTCAGCTCGATGACGAGGAAAAAGCGGAATTCTTAAAAGAACTGGGACTGTCGGAATCTGGACTTGACCGGTTGATAAAAGCAAGTTACAGGCTTTTGGGCCTTATCAGCTTCCTTACCGCCGGACCGCAGGAAGTCAGGGCATGGACTATAGTCAAGGGCACAAAGGCGCCCCAGGCGGCCGGAAAAATTCACAGTGACTTTGAAAAAGGCTTTATCCGTGCTGAAGTCGTCGCCTATGATGACCTTATAAAGGCCGGTTCATATACCATTGCGAAGGAAAAAGGCCTGGTGCGTTCCGAAGGAAAGGACTACGTGATGCAGGACGGCGACGTTACTCTCTTTAGATTTAATGTATAA